A stretch of the Capsicum annuum cultivar UCD-10X-F1 chromosome 8, UCD10Xv1.1, whole genome shotgun sequence genome encodes the following:
- the LOC107839405 gene encoding renalase isoform X3 — MLSPQPFIFPSNLSMTISFNNPLLSSSFLHQPLNSPTFPYVSIFFPKISNPISPNRYIPIKSITKASMESRNPTQRRSSSPRKFKPRHGTSRRSTLKKSLSQEQVDFTKPVPEDPVVGIIGGGMSGLTCALQLEKRGIRSTVFDTGIHGLGGRMGTRMIDHQPLIFDHAAQFFTVTNPKFAELVDGWLKRGLVREWLGTIGELEVGGHFVPFPSKPTKYIGVNGMRPLADSLLSQTSLVNVVRPCWVSTLEPFNGTWHLSEKGKPCGQFDAIVIAHNGKCANRLLAASGLPLIARQMKRLELSSIWALLAAFEDPLPTALNAESLPFEGAFVKGVDSVSWMANNTKKLLASDSGPECWTFFSTATFGKQNKVPQESIPTTTVDKVKEAMLEGVEKALGLSKSSLQKPFFTRLQLCSCLPEACRISWS; from the exons ATGTTGTCTCCTCAGCCCTTCATTTTTCCCTCCAATCTCTCCATGACCATCTCTTTCAACAACCCCCTCCTCTCCTCTTCCTTCCTTCATCAACCTCTCAATTCTCCAACATTCCCATATGTATCCATTTTCTTCCCCAAAATCTCCAACCCCATCTCCCCAAATCGCTATATTCCTATAAAATCCATCACTaaagcatccatggagtccaggAATCCCACACAAAGAAGAAGTTCAAGTCCAAGAAAATTCAAACCCAGACATGGAACTTCAAGAAGATCAACTCTTAAGAAAAGTCTCAGTCAAGAACAAGTTGATTTTACTAAACCTGTTCCTGAGGATCCTGTTGTTGGGATTATTGGAGGTGGCATGTCCGGCCTTACCTGTGCTCTTCAACTGGAGAAAAGAGGCATTCGTTCAACCGTTTTCGACACG GGAATACATGGGTTGGGAGGACGAATGGGAACAAGAATGATTGATCATCAGCCTTTGATATTTGACCATGCAGCTCAGTTCTTCACGGTGACCAACCCCAAGTTTGCTGAGCTAGTTGATGGCTGGTTGAAGAGAGGTTTGGTTCGTGAATGGCTGGGTACAATTGGTGAGCTTGAAGTTGGTGGGCATTTTGTTCCATTTCCTTCTaaacctacaaaatatatagGGGTCAACGGAATGCGCCCACTTGCGGATTCATTACTATCTCAG ACTTCTTTGGTCAATGTGGTACGGCCTTGTTGGGTCAGCACACTCGAACCATTTAATGGGACTTGGCACTTGAGTGAGAAGGGGAAGCCTTGTGGACAGTTTGATGCAATTGTCATTGCACATAATg GAAAATGTGCAAATAGATTGCTTGCAGCATCAGGCTTACCCCTCATTGCAAGACAAATGAAG AGACTTGAACTCAGTTCTATATGGGCTCTTCTTGCTGCATTTGAGGATCCTCTGCCTACTGCACTAAATGCAGAGTCCCTTCCCTTTGAAGGGGCTTTCGTAAAAGGGGTTGATTCTGTCTCATGGATGGCAAACAACACTAAGAAACTCTTAGCTTCAGATAGTGGTCCAGAATGTTGGACATTTTTCAGCACTGCAACCTTTGGAAAGCAGAACAAAGTCCCCCAG GAAAGTATTCCAACTACTACAGTAGATAAAGTGAAGGAAGCTATGCTTGAGGGTGTTGAGAAGGCTCTAGGACTGTCAAAAAGTTCACTCCAAAAGCCATTTTTTACCAGATTACAACTATG TTCCTGTCTTCCTGAAGCATGTCGGATATCTTGGAGTTGA